Proteins from a single region of Paenibacillus sp. BIHB 4019:
- a CDS encoding ABC transporter permease subunit gives MRKPSYSFWTSSFTPWLLPILLLIAWHVLTVTGIIAANVLPQPLQVIEELITSIKSGQLAENIAISARRAILGFLIGGGVGFLLGLINGFSSRAEIVMDSSIQMLRNVPHLALIPLVIIWFGIGEEVKLLLVALGVFFPIYLNTFHGIRSIDRGLIEMAKVYGLRGFDLYKEVILPGALPSVLVGVRYSLGIMWLTLIVAETVAANSGIGYMAMNAREFMQLDVTVLSIIIYALLGKLSDSIAKILERRLLQWNPNYSRAKA, from the coding sequence TTGCGGAAACCATCTTACAGCTTCTGGACATCCTCCTTCACGCCGTGGCTGCTGCCGATTTTGCTGCTCATTGCTTGGCATGTGCTGACGGTTACGGGTATTATTGCCGCTAACGTTTTGCCGCAGCCGCTGCAAGTGATTGAGGAGCTGATCACTTCCATCAAGAGCGGCCAGCTGGCTGAAAATATTGCGATCAGCGCCCGTCGTGCCATACTCGGCTTCCTTATTGGCGGGGGCGTCGGTTTCCTGCTAGGACTGATTAACGGTTTTTCTTCCAGAGCGGAAATCGTTATGGACTCGTCGATTCAGATGCTGCGCAATGTGCCGCATTTGGCGCTCATTCCGCTCGTTATTATTTGGTTCGGCATTGGAGAAGAGGTGAAGCTGCTGCTGGTTGCGCTGGGCGTCTTTTTCCCGATATACCTCAACACCTTCCACGGCATCCGTTCGATTGACCGCGGGCTGATTGAGATGGCGAAGGTGTATGGGCTGCGGGGCTTCGACTTGTATAAAGAAGTGATTTTGCCGGGAGCGCTGCCTTCAGTGCTGGTCGGCGTCCGGTATTCGCTTGGCATTATGTGGCTGACGCTCATCGTTGCAGAGACGGTAGCGGCGAATTCCGGCATCGGCTACATGGCGATGAACGCCCGTGAATTTATGCAGCTCGATGTGACGGTGCTGAGCATTATTATTTATGCGCTGCTTGGCAAGCTGTCCGACAGCATTGCGAAAATACTCGAGAGGCGGCTGCTCCAGTGGAACCCGAATTACAGCCGTGCGAAAGCATAG
- a CDS encoding cation diffusion facilitator family transporter — protein MKIGEFHHLEHVKEQSASKKTLWITLMLTLFFTIVEVIGGLVSGSLALLSDSAHMVSDILALGLSMLAIYMATRRPTKQYTYGFLRFEIIASFLNGLALIVIALFILVEGIKRIIHPEPVDLGLMLGIAIIGLIVNIVLTLVLSRSMKTENNLNVKSALWHFIGDLLSSVGIIVSAILIRLTGLSILDPIISIVIGGIIAFGGYKIIREAYVILMEAVPEQFNLEDIRRDLREVEGVEDVHEMHLWAVSTDHYSLTAHVLARSNIQPYCITLAMNELLKNRYGIVHSTIQVEHAAIHDHGEYGKLVSGGAF, from the coding sequence ATGAAAATAGGCGAGTTTCATCATCTTGAGCATGTGAAGGAGCAATCAGCTTCCAAGAAGACGCTGTGGATTACGCTGATGCTCACTTTGTTTTTCACAATCGTTGAAGTTATCGGCGGGCTCGTATCCGGCTCTCTTGCCCTGCTGTCGGACTCGGCTCATATGGTTTCAGACATCCTTGCATTGGGGCTGAGCATGCTCGCCATCTATATGGCGACGAGACGTCCAACGAAGCAGTATACTTACGGCTTTCTGCGTTTCGAGATCATTGCTTCATTTTTGAATGGATTGGCGCTTATTGTCATCGCGCTTTTCATTCTCGTAGAAGGAATAAAGCGGATCATTCATCCTGAGCCGGTTGATCTTGGCCTTATGCTCGGCATCGCTATCATCGGATTAATCGTAAACATTGTGCTTACGCTGGTTCTGAGCCGAAGCATGAAGACAGAGAACAATCTGAATGTGAAAAGCGCACTGTGGCATTTCATTGGCGACTTGCTTAGCTCGGTTGGCATTATCGTGTCAGCGATTCTCATTCGATTGACGGGGTTGTCGATTTTAGATCCGATTATCAGTATCGTCATTGGCGGCATTATTGCATTTGGCGGATACAAAATCATCCGAGAGGCGTATGTAATTCTAATGGAAGCAGTGCCGGAGCAATTTAATCTAGAGGATATTCGCCGTGATCTTAGAGAGGTGGAAGGCGTTGAGGATGTGCACGAGATGCATCTTTGGGCGGTGTCGACCGACCATTATTCCCTTACAGCACATGTGTTGGCGCGAAGCAACATTCAACCGTATTGTATAACGCTCGCAATGAATGAGCTGTTAAAAAACCGCTATGGCATCGTCCATTCCACAATTCAGGTTGAGCATGCCGCTATTCACGATCACGGGGAGTACGGCAAATTAGTTAGTGGCGGTGCATTCTAG
- a CDS encoding extracellular solute-binding protein, which produces MKRKPLRRITALIAVVCLSIVSGCETSSLQLSAAQQLQSPASSDTPQYNISWTMHLNLPVPDDAEMVRLVENKFNVNLDIWDLENNKYEALLDMKLAQGEIPDLFRIRQPQDLLKYQQQGLLAEIPEEMLKQYAPNIMKAIKENAPSYQNAGKIGGNYYGIPVINPTNIYRIPVVYRKDWLDKLGLPVPETLSDFEKVIYAFANEDPDGNGLKDTYGLSREGMNVVFGAFGQIVFADQLYFGVKNEKLVIGALEPEMKQALHYLRKWYADGVIDPEFVTGENKGGYKHLSHAFINGKIGMTSMGNYYHWIQNGDYWVMKDQGSTNREEIPVEATFNVKELTAGNPQARIVFGQPFRGPEGKRGSKAYDMLMSFTAIGADAAKEPGKMEKILQILDDVSANPDLDEYTSMKYGIKGTHWTWAGDSKEDVIVLPPYDTMFNYQNTIGANLGMTVPLIPKERREQWASTLGLDQDGIYNALEVATPSLIDNGAELIKLKNKAYVAFITGEKPLEDFDRFVHEFMKAGGTEVLREANDWYRQHAVK; this is translated from the coding sequence ATGAAAAGGAAGCCATTACGGCGTATCACCGCTCTTATCGCAGTCGTCTGTCTAAGCATCGTTAGCGGATGCGAAACGAGCTCCTTGCAGCTGTCTGCCGCACAACAATTGCAGTCCCCGGCTTCTTCTGATACCCCGCAGTACAATATTTCCTGGACGATGCATTTGAATCTGCCTGTTCCAGACGATGCCGAGATGGTTCGCCTCGTGGAAAATAAGTTCAACGTTAATCTGGATATCTGGGATTTAGAAAACAATAAATACGAAGCGTTACTAGATATGAAGCTGGCACAGGGGGAAATTCCCGATTTGTTCCGGATCAGACAGCCGCAGGACCTCTTGAAATATCAACAGCAAGGCTTGCTGGCCGAAATTCCGGAGGAGATGCTAAAGCAATACGCCCCCAACATTATGAAAGCTATTAAAGAAAATGCGCCCTCTTATCAAAATGCTGGAAAAATCGGCGGAAACTATTACGGTATTCCTGTCATCAACCCCACCAACATCTACCGCATACCTGTTGTATATCGAAAGGATTGGTTGGATAAGCTGGGCCTGCCTGTGCCTGAGACGCTATCCGATTTTGAGAAGGTCATCTATGCCTTCGCAAATGAGGATCCGGATGGCAACGGCTTGAAAGATACGTACGGCTTGTCCAGGGAAGGAATGAATGTTGTTTTCGGCGCATTCGGGCAAATCGTTTTTGCAGACCAGCTCTACTTTGGGGTGAAAAATGAAAAGCTCGTTATCGGCGCATTGGAGCCGGAAATGAAGCAAGCTCTCCATTATCTTCGCAAATGGTACGCTGATGGCGTAATCGACCCGGAGTTTGTTACCGGGGAAAATAAAGGCGGCTACAAGCATCTGTCCCATGCCTTTATCAATGGAAAAATCGGCATGACCTCCATGGGGAATTACTATCATTGGATTCAAAATGGAGATTATTGGGTAATGAAGGATCAGGGTAGCACGAATCGCGAAGAGATCCCGGTAGAAGCTACGTTTAACGTGAAGGAATTAACAGCGGGCAATCCGCAGGCCCGAATTGTGTTCGGACAACCCTTTCGTGGACCAGAAGGAAAACGAGGCTCCAAAGCCTATGATATGCTGATGAGCTTTACCGCTATCGGGGCTGACGCGGCCAAAGAGCCGGGGAAGATGGAGAAAATCCTGCAAATTCTGGACGATGTGAGCGCCAATCCCGATCTCGATGAATATACCTCAATGAAATACGGGATCAAAGGCACGCACTGGACATGGGCTGGAGACTCGAAAGAGGATGTTATTGTGCTGCCTCCCTATGACACCATGTTCAACTATCAAAATACAATCGGCGCCAATTTGGGGATGACGGTACCCTTGATCCCTAAAGAACGAAGAGAGCAATGGGCCTCCACCTTAGGGCTAGATCAGGATGGCATCTACAATGCTTTGGAAGTTGCGACTCCCTCTTTAATCGACAACGGAGCTGAATTAATCAAGCTAAAAAACAAAGCTTATGTCGCCTTTATTACTGGCGAGAAGCCCTTGGAGGACTTTGACCGTTTTGTCCATGAGTTTATGAAGGCGGGCGGAACAGAGGTGCTTCGGGAAGCAAATGACTGGTATCGCCAGCATGCTGTGAAATGA
- a CDS encoding helix-turn-helix domain-containing protein has translation MKKWNSVFANLAISYIAIVLVIVLLLCSVFYIYFSKSYEAELRTKNQLILENTAQTIEATVLQRVQQIYLNLSLDKTVDIRLFADSSYKSNLSKAIDLQELLKTEVAGSSDIIYAVHLYYPKQNIMLSSNYGLKFNADQGSSAVFFADWMNGMRGTKQNHLWTPARLIPQDIYSSLPESKGETLITYAHSYPFQASGENNDLMIAIDMKESAISEVIRNMMPTQNESTFILERSGSMITGSASRSTDLYSAYSSSFTETLLSKAEAGSFNDTIQDEAYAVSYQTLPSTGWKIYSALPASFFYQKLIFVQKLVLGICVMALLLGIVLSGIFARANYSPIKRLAGKIKDLSGHAPDYAANEFKLIDTAFIRLNDKVSSLEDTLEANSSVIRHNVLLNLLHNRYTPEKLAEELPFLGINQPYSHYCCMIVNSDQAFAGLSSRDQQYATYRMINQLQGASLPEGHIIAEELPDKTIVVVVFAKKQCDALLEQLCQLLLAENKQQFQLESQISHGGWVQGIMDVHKSYSEAQTLMKYGYFLPNLSILNDRALLDRESCVEELPQAMLMRFKEKLHARQSGEIVTAIDQLVKTMQEGMYAADYCHFILANTVFVYSDYVKSVRYKYPDQGNMDLYHQYQEIHNIYYFRNWLVESITAFLVQIEKRNNDRAISSVEAAKQYVRSHLSDDLSLEKVAAQVFISPKYLSKLFKDENGITYTDYVTSLRMENARALIENNNMSIEQIASTVGYGTAAYFIKKFKEKYGCTPGNYLRQAVKQAQPL, from the coding sequence GTGAAAAAATGGAACTCCGTATTTGCGAATCTAGCTATTTCATATATAGCGATCGTGCTTGTCATCGTTTTGCTGCTTTGCTCCGTCTTCTATATCTACTTCTCAAAAAGCTACGAAGCGGAGCTGCGCACCAAAAACCAGCTGATTTTAGAAAATACAGCCCAAACGATTGAAGCTACGGTGCTTCAGCGGGTTCAGCAAATTTATTTGAATTTATCTCTCGACAAAACCGTAGATATCCGTTTATTTGCTGACTCTTCCTATAAAAGCAATCTTAGCAAGGCGATTGACCTTCAGGAGCTGCTCAAGACAGAAGTCGCCGGCAGCTCGGACATCATCTATGCCGTTCATCTGTATTATCCTAAACAAAATATAATGCTTTCGTCGAACTATGGGCTTAAGTTTAATGCCGATCAAGGCAGCAGCGCCGTATTTTTTGCCGACTGGATGAACGGGATGCGCGGCACTAAGCAAAACCATCTCTGGACACCTGCCCGGTTGATTCCGCAGGATATTTACTCCAGTCTGCCCGAGAGCAAAGGCGAAACTTTAATTACCTACGCACACAGCTATCCATTCCAAGCCTCCGGCGAAAATAACGATCTTATGATTGCGATTGACATGAAGGAAAGCGCGATTAGCGAGGTTATTCGGAATATGATGCCTACACAAAATGAAAGCACGTTTATTTTGGAGCGTTCTGGAAGCATGATAACAGGCTCAGCCAGCAGAAGCACAGATTTGTACAGTGCTTACAGCTCCAGCTTTACCGAAACCTTGCTGTCCAAGGCGGAGGCCGGCAGCTTTAACGATACGATTCAGGATGAAGCCTATGCTGTTTCCTACCAAACACTGCCATCAACCGGTTGGAAAATATATAGCGCCCTTCCTGCCAGCTTCTTCTATCAAAAGTTGATTTTTGTACAAAAGCTGGTGCTGGGCATCTGTGTTATGGCCCTTTTGCTAGGAATCGTATTATCCGGGATTTTTGCCAGAGCGAATTACAGCCCGATCAAGCGATTGGCGGGAAAAATAAAGGATTTGTCCGGGCATGCGCCTGACTATGCAGCCAATGAATTCAAGCTAATTGACACAGCCTTCATTAGGCTGAACGACAAGGTCAGCAGCCTGGAGGATACTCTTGAAGCCAATAGCTCGGTTATTAGGCACAATGTTTTGCTGAACCTGCTCCATAACCGCTATACCCCAGAGAAATTGGCCGAGGAGCTCCCCTTTTTAGGCATCAATCAGCCATACAGCCATTACTGCTGCATGATTGTAAATTCAGATCAAGCTTTTGCCGGGTTAAGCTCCCGAGATCAACAATATGCGACGTACCGGATGATTAACCAGCTGCAGGGCGCTTCCCTGCCGGAAGGGCACATCATTGCCGAGGAGCTGCCGGACAAGACGATTGTAGTTGTTGTGTTCGCTAAAAAACAGTGTGACGCGCTTTTGGAACAGCTCTGCCAGCTTCTATTAGCGGAGAACAAGCAGCAGTTCCAGCTGGAATCTCAAATATCGCATGGAGGCTGGGTACAGGGCATTATGGATGTCCACAAGAGCTATAGCGAAGCTCAGACTCTAATGAAATATGGCTATTTTCTGCCGAACCTGTCGATTCTGAATGATCGTGCTCTTCTGGATAGGGAGAGCTGTGTTGAAGAACTTCCGCAAGCTATGCTTATGAGGTTCAAAGAAAAATTGCACGCTAGGCAATCCGGTGAAATCGTAACGGCGATCGATCAGCTGGTCAAAACGATGCAGGAAGGCATGTACGCTGCCGATTACTGCCACTTTATTTTGGCGAATACCGTATTCGTCTACTCCGATTATGTAAAGAGCGTCCGTTACAAATACCCTGATCAAGGCAATATGGATTTATATCATCAGTATCAAGAGATTCACAACATTTATTATTTTCGGAATTGGCTGGTTGAATCTATAACCGCATTCCTAGTGCAAATAGAGAAACGGAATAACGATAGAGCCATCTCTAGCGTCGAGGCTGCCAAGCAATACGTGCGCAGCCATCTGTCGGATGATCTGTCTCTTGAGAAGGTAGCTGCTCAGGTGTTTATTAGTCCCAAGTATTTGAGCAAGCTCTTTAAGGATGAGAACGGCATCACCTATACCGACTACGTCACCAGCCTGCGAATGGAAAACGCCCGAGCATTGATCGAGAACAATAATATGTCAATCGAGCAAATCGCGAGCACGGTCGGCTACGGAACCGCGGCTTATTTTATTAAGAAATTCAAGGAAAAGTACGGATGTACACCGGGCAATTATTTGCGCCAAGCCGTTAAACAAGCACAGCCGCTTTAG
- a CDS encoding YiaA/YiaB family inner membrane protein — protein MAWIGFIIAVLAQYIGLYTLEEPFYVKGYYAIAGAFLIVACLVLQKTVRDNEEDKVHLSPEEE, from the coding sequence ATGGCCTGGATCGGCTTCATCATTGCCGTGCTTGCGCAATACATCGGCTTGTACACTCTGGAGGAGCCATTCTATGTAAAAGGCTATTACGCTATCGCCGGAGCTTTCCTGATTGTAGCCTGCCTCGTGCTTCAGAAAACCGTTCGCGATAACGAAGAGGATAAAGTGCATTTGAGCCCGGAAGAGGAGTAA
- a CDS encoding ATP-binding cassette domain-containing protein, with amino-acid sequence MTDSRKGAQLQLSRVRKEFAGKEVLKGVDLKIDRGEFVAIVGRSGCGKSTLLRLIAGLDLPTEGTLLLGSGEQQSGGTDIRVLFQEARLLPWKSVLDNVRIGTPGKDKAKATEALAQVGLADRAGEWPHVLSGGQKQRVALARGLASKPRLLLLDEPLGALDALTRIEMQQLIERLWLEQGFTVVLVTHDVSEAVALADRVILIEEGVISLDKRITLDRPRNRDSGFIYFENLILNKVLGKEEIPLQKKVNYTI; translated from the coding sequence ATGACCGATAGCCGCAAAGGGGCACAGCTCCAGTTAAGCCGGGTACGCAAGGAGTTTGCAGGCAAGGAAGTGCTAAAGGGCGTTGATCTGAAAATAGACCGTGGCGAATTTGTCGCCATCGTCGGCCGCAGCGGCTGTGGCAAAAGCACGCTGCTGCGGCTGATCGCCGGGCTGGATTTGCCGACGGAAGGCACGCTGCTGCTCGGCAGCGGCGAACAGCAAAGCGGCGGGACAGATATTCGCGTGCTGTTTCAGGAAGCGCGGCTGCTGCCCTGGAAGAGCGTGCTGGACAATGTGCGGATCGGCACGCCGGGCAAGGATAAGGCGAAGGCAACTGAGGCGCTGGCGCAGGTCGGGCTTGCGGACCGCGCAGGGGAATGGCCGCATGTGCTGTCCGGCGGGCAGAAGCAGCGGGTGGCGCTGGCCCGGGGACTGGCAAGCAAGCCGCGCCTGCTGCTGCTGGATGAGCCGCTGGGCGCGCTCGATGCGCTGACGCGCATTGAAATGCAGCAGCTGATTGAGCGGCTGTGGCTGGAGCAAGGCTTCACGGTCGTGCTCGTTACGCATGATGTAAGCGAAGCTGTTGCGCTGGCAGACCGGGTAATTTTGATTGAGGAGGGCGTTATCTCGCTCGATAAGCGGATTACGCTTGACCGGCCTCGCAACCGGGACAGCGGATTTATTTATTTTGAAAACCTTATTCTAAATAAGGTGCTGGGCAAAGAGGAAATACCGCTGCAAAAGAAGGTCAACTATACGATTTAA
- a CDS encoding SDR family oxidoreductase, with protein sequence MSTSTTQAPKQTLPPQHQDQQPGLESVMHPQPVYKSETYKAAGKLLGKAAIITGGDSGIGRAAAIAFAMEGCDVSIVYLEEDKDANVVKQEVEQLGRRCLLVSGDIGDEAFCKQAVEQTVKEFGMLDIIVNNAAEQHVQQRLEDITAEQLTATFRTNVFAMFYLTKAALAHLKQGASIINTTSVTAYRGNETLIDYSATKGAIVSFTRALSANLAGQGIRVNGVAPGPIWTPLIPSTFDAQKVATFGGDTPMKRPGQPAELAAAYVYLASDDSSYVTGQVMHVNGGEIING encoded by the coding sequence ATGAGTACATCTACAACACAAGCGCCTAAGCAGACGCTGCCGCCCCAGCATCAGGATCAGCAGCCTGGATTGGAATCCGTTATGCATCCGCAGCCTGTCTATAAATCTGAAACTTATAAAGCTGCTGGCAAGCTGCTTGGCAAAGCGGCCATTATAACTGGCGGTGACAGCGGCATCGGCCGCGCCGCAGCGATTGCTTTTGCAATGGAAGGCTGCGATGTCAGCATCGTCTATTTGGAGGAGGACAAGGACGCAAACGTGGTGAAGCAAGAGGTCGAACAGCTCGGCAGACGCTGCCTGCTGGTTTCCGGCGATATTGGCGATGAAGCCTTCTGCAAGCAAGCGGTAGAGCAAACGGTCAAGGAATTCGGCATGCTTGATATTATCGTCAATAATGCCGCTGAGCAGCATGTTCAGCAGCGCCTTGAGGATATTACGGCAGAGCAGCTTACCGCGACGTTCCGCACTAACGTTTTCGCCATGTTTTATTTGACGAAAGCGGCGCTCGCCCATTTGAAGCAGGGCGCCTCCATTATTAATACGACATCGGTTACTGCCTATCGCGGCAATGAGACGCTGATCGATTACTCAGCCACCAAAGGCGCGATCGTTTCCTTCACCCGCGCCCTATCCGCCAATTTGGCTGGCCAAGGCATTCGGGTCAATGGCGTCGCTCCGGGTCCTATCTGGACGCCGCTTATTCCCTCCACCTTCGACGCTCAGAAGGTGGCAACATTCGGCGGCGATACGCCGATGAAACGCCCCGGCCAGCCTGCCGAGCTCGCCGCAGCCTACGTCTATCTTGCTTCGGATGATTCCAGCTATGTCACCGGGCAAGTGATGCACGTCAACGGCGGAGAAATCATTAACGGTTAA